The Lepus europaeus isolate LE1 chromosome 5, mLepTim1.pri, whole genome shotgun sequence genome includes the window AATAGTGGAGTGCTAGTGTTGCTGATCTCACAACAAAAAGGAACTTTCAAGAACAAACatcttaatatataaaatatgtttagaAACAGGGAAAAGTGGGAAAGTTGTTGTACAAGTGCAATATAATTAGAGCCAAAAAGAAAGACCACAGTATAATCTTAACAAACACGTAAAAAGTTGGACATAATTATTCCACAGGAAAAAGTGTAAACACTCGACTATAAATAACTTGGCACAGCGTATCCAAAGTAAAATTATCACCACTCTGAAAAATAAACGTCTTGAAAAAAATACTCTACTCTtctaacataaataaaaataggtcGTCTTTTTCTAACTGCACCTATGGGTCCACATATTTAAGGTCACAAATAGATGTTTTTGGATATATAAAGGGGCACTTCGCCTGAAAAAGCAATCCGATATTAAATATTCCATTTAAATATGGATTTTCCTGTCTACAGTAGTGTTACATCTTGGGGCTCAAGTCTCCCCAAGTTCAAAGCCTCCCACAGTGAGTCTGTTTTCAGCCCGTCTTTTTTAACCTCATCAAATAGtcaaggtttgttttatttggatTATAACATAATCGATCTTCTCACGAAGGAGCGGACAGTGTCCTGCCCCACCCTTCTGTGCCCGAATCTCTGTTCGGGAGATTCCCTCCTTCCCAGGGTTGGGTGATTTGTCAGTCAGAGAAATTCCAGACAGCCTTTGCTCGGAGCTTCTGCCCTCGTTCTTAAGATCTGTGGGAGGCTCTGAACGCACGGCCTCCACGCACCAGGTTAAAGCAGCGAGCCTTCCAGCGAGCTTAAACCCGACGCTCCGCTGGGACCTGCCGGAGCTTCTCCCCGCCCGGGAGGTCCCGCCCGCCCAGGGCTCCGCGGCCAGCCCCACCTCCCGGTGCCCGAAGCCTTTCCTCGCGGCCCGGCTGATCAGAGAGAACAGGTGGCCACCTTCTTCCTCCGGCCAAGTCTCTGGCGCCCGCCGCCCCGCtgcaccgccaccgccaccgccaccgccaccgccaccgcctcCGCCACGCCCGCGACGGCCGCCCCAGGTCGACTGCGCTTCGGGGGCGCGCGGACAGGCGGCCCCCTGCCCTACACGTCCAGGACGTGGTTGAGATAGGAGATGTAGCAGATGGCCAGGCGCAGGATCTCGATCTTGGAGAGCTTCTTGTCCGGGGGCAGCGTAGGCAGCAGCTTGCGCAGCTCGGCGAAGGCCAGGTTGAAGGCCTCCACGCGGATGCGCTCGCGCGTGGCGTGCGCCGAGCGGTACTTGGCCGTGGCGCGCCGGCGGCGGCGCTTCTCCTCGCGGCTCAGCTGCTGCGGGTGCGGGTAGAGCGCGGCGCGGCTGCCGCCCTTGCCGTCGCCCTCGGCCTCCTCCACGGGCTCCAGGTCCGACACGCTGCCCAGCACCTTGGCGTCCGCGCCGCCCAGCGACTCCGGGTCCGAGTGCGCCGAGCTGGGGTGGTCCGAGTCGGCGGCTTGGTCCGGACTCAGCATCATTTTGGAGGCTGGAGGGTGGAGGGGAGTCAGAGAATCAATCAGTGAAGGGACTCGAGGGGGTCTTCTTCGCCGATGGCGGGTGGCAGGCAAGGGCCCACCACGCCGGACTCCCGGCCGCGCGCGTCCCGGCGCCGCCTGCACCCCCTCCCCGCGGCTCGGGGCCCGTGGCGCGGCCCCAGCGGCATCCCGGCCCCgacgccctgcacctgcaggaggcCAAGGCCGGCCGGTGGCCCTGGGTCTGGCGGACGGCGTGAGGGCCGCGGCTGGGTTTTTGTGCTTCCTGCGCTCTtccgcctccctccctcactccgtCCCTTCCCCAAACAAACGGGCGATTCCCCACGACGAACACGGCTGCGTGTTCTAGCGGCCGGGGAGCGTTTCGCGCCCCGGGCGGCCTCGGGCGAAGCAGCCTCGGAGCCTCGGCGCCTCAGGGGCTGCGAGCGGGCAGGGAGCCCGCGGCCCGCTCCGCAATCATAAAGAAGCGactacacacccacccacacccacccacacacacacacacacacgcggaGGAGCCTTTCAAAGGAAAATTGACTACGGTGCCCTCGCAGACTCCCGGAGCACCATCTGTCACACAGACGGCCGCACGCCTAGGGGACCTGGGGACGCGGCGGCGTGGGCTAAGACAATGCCAGGCAGTCTGGCGACCGCCTCGCGGGAAAAGGCCGGCGGCCGGGTCGCTGCAGGGGAGGGCGGCGGCAGTGGCTCGGCGGCCGGCCGGGATCGGGCAGTCCCGGGAAGGCCAGGCCGAGGCCCGGCGTGCGTGCCCTCCAGAAAAGCCGCCGGCCCGCCTCCTCCCGGGCGCCGGGGGCACGAGCTGCTCGGACACGCGGGCTGCGGGGCCACGGGGCCtgcgggaggggagaggcagcctcCCGGGCCGCGCGCACGGCCGGCCAGCGCCGGCAGGGAGGCCCCGGCCGCGGACGTGGAGCccgggcggcgcggggcgcgcaGTCGCCCGCGTCGGCGAGGGGTCGGAGGGGTTTGCTCGCAGAGAAACAAAAGCCAGGGACTGCGTGATCGGTCCTCAGCGCCGCACTTGCTCTGAGTGGATTGGGCTCCCAAACGGCTTTCAGCTGAGTGAGGGGGGAAAACAGGTCCTCTAAGGCCAAATAACAAGGAACGCCCAAGCCAGCGGCGTGTGACTGCCCGCGGGCTTTTCCCGGGTGGCTCTGTGTGGAGAACAACTTGCGAGGACAGAAATAAACGGGCGAGGGATGGAAAATCACAACGAGACACCACATGGTTGTAGTTCGGACGAAAAGTTCCTGGCTGCCCTGCAAGCGTGTTATGTTCTCAGGATccgtttttaaaatattcatgaataGTACCCCGCTCACGCCAATCATTTCTTCAACTATGGACCGAAATGCATCCAGCAATGCGGTAGGAAGACTCCGACTTAGTTTCAAGCCAGAAAGAACGATTGGAAGGGGTTCTTACCTTGCAAACGCCTTTTCGATAATCTTTTCTCCAATCTTTGAGAGTTAAAATTCCAAGGAAGAACGAGGGGGGAATTCCAGGAAAAATATTACAAGCAGCAAATATGTATTACATTCACCAATGCGGAAGCAGCTGTCATCTCGCCGGTACCCACAGCGAGGGACGGTTCTGTGTCGGGATGCGAACGACAGGAATGATTGTTCACTTAGTTCCGAGATGAAAAACGCCTTTTCCGTTTAATCGTTCTCAAACATCTCGAAAGATTCGTTGTTGATGTTTAAAAATGCTGTGCAGAAGAGTCTCGCGCCTTTTTCCTCTTCTAGGTCTCTATAAATAACAAAAGAGATGCAGAGATAAACACGGTCACATCAAAGGCTGATTCCTCCACTTCCTAACAGCGGAGTAATCAATAAGAACGATGGTTAAGATAAGAATCCGCGCCTGTAGgactcctctccttccccttaaCACGGGGGAGCAGAAACTGGCAAGTGCAGGGCAGAGATGCAATCTTGctcagaagtgattttttttttttttttaagataaggcTTTGTTCGGCTGATAACTCCTCAGTTCCCAAGGAACACAATACTGTAAGTCGGAGCTGGGgcagcctcttcctcctccctccgcACCTTGTATGTTGTATGAACAAATACCTATTTTCTAGTTTCAAAGTCTGTTAAGGCTCTATTaccacccccactgcctccccccacccttctTTACCTTGTAGCAAAATCTATATAGTCAGTGGCTTGGAGATGGCTTGGAGAAAGGTTGGTGAAAAGTGAACGGCTCCTGGTGTAACAGTGacagggaagcagagaaagacgGGAAGAGGGTGGGAGAGCCAGAGCAAGGAGGCAGGGATGCACGCGTGGCTTCGTGGCTCTCCTGGCACCAATTGATTCAGCCTGGAGATGGTGGAAGAGATAAAGGCTTAAGAAGGGGGATGgaatttttttccccctaaattgATATTTAATGGGAAATCCTATTGGACAGAAACCTGGACATGAGTCACTTAATTGGACTTGACATCTGTCACAGTGTGGGAGTTTTCACAGCCCAAATATTTTAGCAGATCAGATTCCCACTGAATCTGAGCCATAAAATATAGCAGTTGAAAGCAATCCACAGTTGAAACCTTAGCTTCTAAATAGAATCTCTTAGCTATAATCAGGCTACTCCTCTTTTCCAGATTATTGATGCAGTATTTAAGTAgaaataaataatgcattttaaCTGGGGAAAAATTCCCCTGGCATATTACAGAATCAGCATCCATTCCTTACTGTTTAGGAAAATATTTGTGTCCAGAACATGGAAACAAGTACTATTTAAGATGCTACAGTGAATATAAACTATTCAGATGGGCAACAGCTAATGTTTATTAGagatcatttacattttaaaaggcacTTCGAGAAGCTCTGATTAAGCATATCAGTATTTTTGAGACATTTCCTGCTATGAGACCTACTTATCAATAGATGATAACAATCTTTCCATAGAGTACTTTAAGTCATTGGTGGAACTAGGAACAGAATCCAGGTATTCTGTTTCTGaatatgtttgtttttctgttcacCCACTCATTCATTGAAGTTAAAATATGACATGCGACATGTGTGGATTATTTGCTTCATTCCTGCCCATCTTAACATGCAAATGTATTTAGTGCACTGGGCTGGGATGGAAATGTACACAAATCACCAGCATATTCCAGCACATGATGCCTTTGCCTTACACGACCCCACGGCCCTGAATTTATATGCCTTGTAACAGAAGGGACAATCTGGTGCCATTATCTTGCCACTTTATAGAGATACTGAGTCTCCGTCAATTGCATATTATTTGTGATCAGTTTGACTTTTGTAATTGTTTAAGcttaaatggaataaaataatattgCAGCCTAACTCCCTGCTTCCCCATTCTCTGGGGGAACCCGGGTGGAGAGAGGGCTCCTCACCTTCCGTCCTTTATCACTTTTGTCCAAAATGGTATAACACCAGGGAGAGTGGTCCTTTGGGTTCCTTAAGACTGACCCAAGTGCTGCTTGCCTTTGCAAGACTTTTTCTTCCTCTGAGAGATTCCTGGGCCCaagtggggagggagtgggagagaggagagagaatacaGCAGAAAACCAGCACCAACGCTTCTCAACcttgcctctgcccagccccaacATAACCCTGTATGGTAGATCCCAGGACATGGGCGTGGAGACAAGCCAACCTTGTGCAGGTGGCAATGGAAGCTCATGAGTGGACAAACTCCCCTAGGTCGTGAAGATGAAGAAAGAAGGGGGCTTTCCCAGTCTGGTGTGGAGCAGCCAACACCAAGCGTTTATACACAACTGGAAGTGTGCACACAGGAGGATATCACAGACATGGCCGCCGCCtcttctccttctgtcactcttaTGTACAAGCTGGCTGACTCTCAGACTACTGCACACTCAGATGGACAGATCCAAAACCCTGGGGAGACTGATCACTGTGGCTCTAGACGGGGCAGGAGAGGAGTGGGAAGGGGCAGGTGTCTCTGGCTGCTCTGGTGTTGAGGAGTTGGGATGGGGAAAGCGCCTAACAAAGAAGGTCCATTCGGCTCTAGGGCTCTAGCGTGTGTGCGCAAATTGTCTTTGACCTTCAGTGTTACTCTTTCCAAACCAACAGCCGGCGTGTTCATAAATTAATACTTACGGGGGTGAGGCTATGTCAACCCGTATGCATTCCGGTTCATGGAGAGACCATCAGGCACACAAACATGGtttcacactcacacacgtgcatTCTTTCAAGaaagcgccccctcccccaccaccttgGCCTTCCCCAAGAATCCCTGGTCTCAGAGGGCCCCTCCCTCAGCTGCAGCGCCCCCCTCTTTCAGTGTCAGTGCTCCCAAGCACTCCTTCCCCATCCCCTTGGAGAGTACATGGTGTGTGCTGTGGCTCCACACCTGTCTGTCTTCCAGGGCAGTCTGGTTTAGATCCCCAGCACTGAAGTCTGAGTTTGACACATTGTACACACCCAGTTCATCTGTGGGGAAtgactttgtatacacaggcaccCAAGGTgtttgtaacagaaaaaaaaaaaaaaaacacttccacCCAAAGATACTCACTGTTCCGAGTGTATCTGTTTTCTCTCCAATAAAAGTGAGGAGGGGAGTTTTGTTCTTACTTCACAGCTTTGCAATGAGACTCAACACATGGGAAAGTATCTGATGAAATACTAAGCATCATACATACATTATGGAATAAAGAAGTAATATTAAATAACATTATTAAGTCAATGGGGA containing:
- the NHLH2 gene encoding helix-loop-helix protein 2; amino-acid sequence: MMLSPDQAADSDHPSSAHSDPESLGGADAKVLGSVSDLEPVEEAEGDGKGGSRAALYPHPQQLSREEKRRRRRATAKYRSAHATRERIRVEAFNLAFAELRKLLPTLPPDKKLSKIEILRLAICYISYLNHVLDV